In one Liolophura sinensis isolate JHLJ2023 chromosome 11, CUHK_Ljap_v2, whole genome shotgun sequence genomic region, the following are encoded:
- the LOC135478113 gene encoding COMM domain-containing protein 3-like, with amino-acid sequence MELSSNVLENLSVAGDSAHIPDKQFSRLVTKACEGVLENEHRNDIEGDEAFKDIDKAVLKEAYSGLVTLVIEAAKHDVDTSSMGSVLEECKFTSDRIDTINKIYQTRKPYLQMLLGRIGTALPHIVDCKWRLDYYIKNNHLEKVNEPVYLIALKVQVAPIFAKVAADYAEVVPDFLKVTPDLFIMLSERETSS; translated from the exons atggagtTGTCATCAAATGTTCTGGAGAATTTGTCCGTAGCTGGAGATTCGGCTCACATTCCAGACAAACAATTTAGTCGTCTTGTAACGAAAGCTTGCGAGGGTGTTTTAGAAAATGAGCACAGGAACGACATAGAAG GTGATGAAGCATTCAAAGACATTGACAAGGCTGTGTTAAAGGAGGCTTACAGTGGCTTGGTAACCTTGGTGATTGAGGCAGCCAAGCATGACGTGGATACATCAAGTATGGG TTCTGTGTTAGAAGAGTGCAAATTTACGTCTGACAGAATTGatacaattaataaaatatatcag acaagaaaaccatatttacaaatgttACTTGGTCG TATAGGTACAGCTTTACCCCATATTGTGGACTGCAAGTGGAGACTGGACTATTATATCAAG aaTAACCACTTAGAGAAGGTAAATGAGCCAGTGTACCTGATTGCACTCAAAGTGCAG GTGGCCCCTATTTTTGCAAAGGTGGCCGCTGATTATGCAGAGGTGGTCCCTGATTTTTTGAAGGTTACCCCTGATTTGTTTATCATGTTGAGTGAAAGAGAAACGAGTAGTTAG